The DNA segment ACTCACTTGTTCTGCAATCGCGAGAATTAGAAGCAACGCGCTCTGAATTAGCTCAGACCAAGGATATTCATAGAAAAACAGTAGATAACTATGAGAGAGAGGCAAAGCGGAATGATGCGATGAATAGCCTAGAGATGCTAGGAACATACTTTGACGAGTTTGAGGAGAAAAAGTTTCTTCTACGCCAACAGGATGGCAACTTCACTGATGGCCGAGTCGTCACAATACGCGATTTTGGCTTTCCTGGTGAGGCCAATTTTCATCCGCAAAAGTACCCCCCTCCTATGTTGGTAGAAATGCAAATAGTTGGAAGAATGGTGAAGCACTTTAATGATTCACTTAAGAAGCTACGTGACGTGCAACCCGACTCTCCCCACGCCACACTTTATGATGAGCGTTATAAGCATTTAATGCACCGCATCCGTATTCTCGGATATGTAACATTAGAAGATGTTTCGCAGTTCGGATACTCGCCGAGTACTCACTATTACCCCCTTGAGGACTAAATGATAACCTCTACTTCAGCCCCGCACCCTAAGGATTAACCCTAGCCAGGACGTTCTTCACAGCCTGGGCCGTCCAGGCTCCACCACGAGCCGTCCTGGCTCCCATCTCTGTTAGCTTCTTGGCAATAGCATTCAGGCTCAACCCCTCAGCCTGTAGAGCTTTCACCTGGGGCAAGACCGCGGCAGCAAAGCCGTCTGCGGCCTCTTTCGCAGCCCTACCGCCGTCCCGGTAAACCTTGCCGCTGAAGCCGTTGGGATTCCCCAGGCGCGTCCCACGGGCCTCAGCTGCCTCCAGAGCCGCTTTGGTCCGCTGGCTGATCCGCTCACGCTCATCCTGGGCCACCACAGCCATGATTCCCACCGTCAGGGGATTGGCGTTTGGCATATCCACTGCAACGAAGTTCACCCCAGCGTCCCTAAGGGTCAGAAGGAACGCTGCATTCCGGCTCAGGCGGTCCAGCTTGGCAATAACCAGGGTGGCTCCTGTCATCCGGCAGTAGGCCCTTGCCTTCTCCAGTTCCGGACGGCTGTTTAGCTTTCCGCTTTCTACCTCAGTGAACTCAGCCAGGAGCTTCCAGTTTCCACCGTTCAGGTACTCCCGGACAGCTGCCCGCTGAGCCTCTAGACCCAACCCAGAGCGGCCCTGCTTTTCGCTGGAGACCCGATAGTAAGCCACAAATCGCCCATCCATGGTGCCCATCCAAAACAGCCAAACGAACGTTACGGAGTTTTGTAATACCCCTTCCTGTTTAGGTAAAGCAATATCCTCAGGCGTCCAGCGAGACTAGTTGGGCCATAAGAAGGGGGAGCGATATGAATGTTCGGTGGTCGCGAGGTTTTTCCCGTGCGTGGCTCATTCTGTCAGCGCTTTGGATGATTGGAACTAGCTTCAGCGCTTATGACCAACTCTCACACGATTATGAACTCGCCTTCCTCAAAATTCTAACTAGGGAAGCCTATGCGAACACAAGCTTACCCGCTGACATGTGTTCAGCTTCGTATGAAGCCTGGGTGAGGTTATCCAAAAAAGAAAGAGTTGCCTGCCAGCTTTATTCCGGAACCTATGAGAACTATGAGCATAACTTTCACCGAATTGTGAGCGATGCCCGCATCGGCGCTGCGTTGGGAGTATCGCTTATTATAGCACCCCCAATCATTCTATGGATCATAGGCGCTGTCTTGGGCTGGATTCTCTCAGGCTTCCGACCTGATCCCAAGCGGCATTCCTCACGCCCGCCCATCGTTAGCAACTGAAGTACGTTGGGCCGTTTAGGCTAGCCCAGCACCGTGAGAGGATGGGGTGGGGTCTGAAGCCACCCCCAGGGGGTCAATCAATGGTCCATTCAAAAAAGGCACCTAAAGGGAAAGTTGTTAGTTGTTGTCCCACCCTTCAAGTCCGGGGTCCCCCTGAGAAAACCAAAGCCCCCCCCCCTCTTCATCCCCCCCAGGGGGTCTCTTCAGCCCTCCCGCGGA comes from the Indioceanicola profundi genome and includes:
- a CDS encoding recombinase family protein, whose amino-acid sequence is MGTMDGRFVAYYRVSSEKQGRSGLGLEAQRAAVREYLNGGNWKLLAEFTEVESGKLNSRPELEKARAYCRMTGATLVIAKLDRLSRNAAFLLTLRDAGVNFVAVDMPNANPLTVGIMAVVAQDERERISQRTKAALEAAEARGTRLGNPNGFSGKVYRDGGRAAKEAADGFAAAVLPQVKALQAEGLSLNAIAKKLTEMGARTARGGAWTAQAVKNVLARVNP